A genomic region of Catalinimonas niigatensis contains the following coding sequences:
- a CDS encoding RNA polymerase sigma factor, producing the protein MKELSPQENAFVEYLESYKKLIAKVARIYCQDSEDRKDLMQDIMLQLWKAYPRYDASYALSTWTYRVAINVSISFLRKAGSRDKTHHAYRQQNEWFQVEDPTTEERLEYLYQFIEKLKPLDKAIILLYLEGCNNKEISRVTGLSTTNVSTRKQRIKEALKQYFETYQQIIS; encoded by the coding sequence TTGAAAGAATTAAGCCCACAGGAAAACGCCTTTGTTGAATACCTTGAAAGTTACAAGAAACTCATCGCCAAGGTAGCCCGGATTTACTGCCAGGACAGTGAAGACAGGAAAGACCTGATGCAGGACATCATGCTGCAGTTGTGGAAAGCCTATCCCAGATATGATGCAAGCTATGCTTTGTCTACCTGGACGTACAGGGTAGCCATTAATGTTTCCATTTCTTTTCTGAGAAAGGCAGGCAGCAGGGACAAGACCCATCATGCTTACCGTCAGCAAAATGAATGGTTTCAGGTGGAAGATCCCACCACCGAAGAGAGGCTGGAATATCTCTACCAGTTTATAGAAAAGCTGAAGCCGTTGGATAAGGCCATCATCCTGCTCTACCTGGAAGGCTGCAATAACAAAGAGATCTCCCGCGTGACCGGACTTTCAACGACCAATGTGTCTACCAGAAAACAACGCATCAAAGAAGCATTGAAACAATATTTTGAAACCTATCAACAAATCATATCATGA